A stretch of DNA from Sugiyamaella lignohabitans strain CBS 10342 chromosome B, complete sequence:
CTGTCGTTTGAGTTTTCGATGTCCTTCTCGGCTGAAGTAGCTGCCTGTTCAGCCTCTTCGGCTTCCTCCAGCTGTCTCTGATCGGCTGGACTCCTCCAGATTTTAACTGTTTCCATGCCAGCAGTCACGAGTCGATACTCACTGTCTAGCTCGAGCATGGATACCTCTTCCTTCTTCGAATGAGTCCATATAGACTCTTTTTTACTGGAATGGACGTTGAGTTTATAAACAAGACCATctgcaccaccagcaaagACCTCGTTTTCTTCAGCTCCGGCAATAACACAGTCAATACTTTGATCACTGAGTGTCATACCGGATTTTTGGATCTCATCCAGATGAGAGTTATCCCAAACAGTGACTGTACCTTCAGACATGCCAAACACCGAGTACC
This window harbors:
- the JIP5 gene encoding Jip5p (Protein required for biogenesis of the large ribosomal subunit; required for biogenesis of the large ribosomal subunit; interacts with proteins involved in RNA processing, ribosome biogenesis, ubiquitination and demethylation; similar to WDR55, a human WD repeat protein; essential gene; GO_component: GO:0005730 - nucleolus [Evidence IEA]; GO_component: GO:0005730 - nucleolus [Evidence IDA] [PMID 14562095]; GO_component: GO:0005730 - nucleolus [Evidence IDA] [PMID 14690591]; GO_component: GO:0005634 - nucleus [Evidence IEA]; GO_component: GO:0005634 - nucleus [Evidence IDA] [PMID 14562095]; GO_component: GO:0005634 - nucleus [Evidence IDA] [PMID 14690591]; GO_function: GO:0003674 - molecular_function [Evidence ND]; GO_process: GO:0042273 - ribosomal large subunit biogenesis [Evidence IMP] [PMID 19806183]), with protein sequence MITSIVDMSFKNSYHFITTGSYTLVHLDIRKGVLSTSEEQSDEFLSGCITSDRYSVFGMSEGTVTVWDNSHLDEIQKSGMTLSDQSIDCVIAGAEENEVFAGGADGLVYKLNVHSSKKESIWTHSKKEEVSMLELDSEYRLVTAGMETVKIWRSPADQRQLEEAEEAEQAATSAEKDIENSNDSESQKKNDSDEEDAKPARKKSKKGQGKAKKARKYVHGISSFEGL